One Thermoanaerobaculum aquaticum genomic window, ACCAGCCGCCTCACCTCCTCCCACCACACCGCAAACTGCAACGGCAAATCACTTTGCTCCCGCGAGCCCACGCGGTGATGCAGTCCCGCGGGAGCTGGCGAGAGAACGCCAGGAACAACCAGGTAGAGGTGATGGGCAGAAAACCCAAAGATCGCAGCGAGCACCAAAGCCAGGCCAACGGCTGGGAGAAACTTTCTCGCCTGTCGTGCGTGCTTTGTGCGCGGGGGCAGCGAATCAAGCGTGGCCGGGTAACGCTTGCGGATCATACGAGATCGCCATCCGCCATGGAAAAGAAAGCGTTTTCCCAAAAGTCGCGGGGATCGAGGTCGGCGCGGGCGGAAATAGCTGTGACCGTGATTTCATCGTAGGCTTGCGAGCGCACCCATCCGCAGTCGAGAAGGACTTGTGCTGCCAGTGGATCACCGTGGAGCCAAGTATGGAGCGTCTTACAGCCCCAGTCCTTGGCGAGGGAACCCACAGCGCAAAGAAGATCGCGGAGGACCTGGGGGGACCTTCCGTCCCAGAGTAGATCCACGAGGTAACAAACCTCCCCACGGGCCCGCAGCACCGCAGCAGCACTGGGCCCTTCACCCTCCAACCAAAATAGAAAGCGGTACGGTTGCTCAGGGTGCAGCAAATAACGCCAACGTACGAAGGCCTCATCCCGACACGCCATCACCGGAAAGCGTTCGCGAGTAAGGTGCCAAAGTTGCTCCCAAAGCTCAGGGTTGAAACCTAAGAAAAGCCCCCTGGGGACGTTGCGGAAGGATCGCCCCGCAACTCTGGCCTCAAATGCCGGCAGGCTTCCTAACGCGGTCCACCCTAAATGCGAAATCAGTACCTGCGTATGGCGCCGTCCCGCCAAGCCGTAAAGGAGCTCCAGCGGGCCCTCCCGGCAGTAAAGCTCGAAGAACGCCCTGGCCGTGGCACGGTAAGCGTTTTCGCCACCTGGAAGCGTTGCCCCCAAGTCGGTGCGGAAAGCATCAACCCCTTGACCAATCAGCCGCCGGGCACCCTGCACGTGAAAGGGAGTTGGCAGTGCCGCAAAGTGCGCTAAAAGCTCGCCTGTTACGCTTTCTGCGGTCAAGACCGCTTGGCCCCAGGGGCACTGGAGGAACTTCCACCGCCATTCATCTAAAGACCGAGACTGACGAAACACGCGGTTGAAGGCGCGGTTGATTTTTTCCCCTTGCTCTGGCCCGAAATGGCGGAAGACCCAGTCAGGCATCCCACCTCCATGGTCCGCAGAGAGTACCGCCCAACCCGAAGCCAGCAACCAAGAGGGTTCGGGGGTGTCTATCAAAGGCAAGCGACGACCGAATGGCGGTCTCGGGAAAAGCTGTCGTCCCTTTTAAACCAAAAGCGGGAACTCCCAAGGGGCTCGGCGAAACCAGCCACCAGAGTGGCTCCCTAGCATCCACGGTGATCGGTACAGGCCTCGCAGGAAACGGGGTTTTCGGCAAAGGGCATGCGGCAATGAGGCTCCCGACCCAGCCAAAGTTTTTTCGATAATAGCGTCGCCGTGAAGCGAGCATGTGGTGGGCATGATCGGAAGGCGTTGCGCTCATCCCCCACCGGTGCTGAGCTCTCGCGGCTGGCACTAGCGCGCAAGAAAGGCCTCGTCGTCGGGCTCGGAGAAGCCAGTCCGTCTCCTCAAAGTAGAGGAAATAGCCTTCATCCCAGGGACCAAGCTGAAGAAAGGTTTCCCGGCGTAAGGCCAGCAGAGCGCCTCCCAAAAAGCGCAGAGGGACGGTCTCACGAGCCTCCCAAACGGCAATCGCTCGCCGGGCCTCTTTGGCCAGCAGACGCTTGCGCAAGCCACGGAAGCGGCCGGCACAAAGGCGCAAAAGCTCCGCCCCAGGGAGCTGAGGTTCCATGGGGGGAAACATCAGTTCGCCCATCAGAAACTGCGGCCCAACAATCGCGTGTCGGTCAAGGCCAACTAAAAGCGAACCCAGAGCACCGCCCTCCAACTCCACGTCAGGATTGCTCACCAGGACGATGTCCCCGCTGGCTCTGGCAACGCCGCTGTTTACACCTGCCGCGTAGCCCCGGTTGGTTTGGACGATCAAGGAGTCGGGTTGCATGTCTTGGAGGGCGCGTACCTCGTCGGGATCTTGCGAGTGATCCACGACAACCACTTCAGCCTTGACACCCAGCGTTTTGGCCTGGCGTCGAAACCGCTCAATCGCGCCCCGCACGTAAGAAGAGGACCTAAAGCAGACGAGAACGAGAGAGACCGAAGTCATTCCGGGTTTTCTCGGCAAAGGATTTCAAATAGCTCCAACGTTAGCCCCTTTATCGCCTTCAAAAGTCCCTTCAAATACCCAGCACACTGCCTCCCGAATTCTCCTTGCCGCCTCCAAGCGCGAAAACTCTTTTGCGCGCTCAAGACCGGCCTCTCGCACGGCACGCCATCGGGAAGGTGATTGTAAAAGGTCCATGGCCGCCTCAGCCAAGGCGTAGGGGTCCTTCGGCGGCACAAGAGGCACTACACCCCCAGCCAAAAACCGGAAGGCGTCAATATCGGAAGCAACCGCCGGTACGCCCGAGGCCATAGCCTCCAAAAGGGGAAGGCCAAAGCCCTCCTCCCAGGAGGGTGCCAGCAACAAGTCGCACTGCCGCACAACTTGTGCTGTTTGATGAGGAGTAAGGCTCTCAAAGTAACGGTCGGGTTGAAGGAGCCGACGCTCTTCCTGTGTTAGCGGAAACTGGCTAATGCGCCATAGCTCAACCGGAAGGCCGCGCGATCGCATAATGAGGACTGCCTGTAGCGCAGTGGCTACTCCTTTCCACTGAAAATCAAACGACCCCATGACGAGAACCCTCGGCATACCTCGGGGTTCCGGCTTTCGGCGCTTAGGGCGGAAAAAGGGATCCAGCGGCGGAGGCAGGAGAAAAGTCGGGCGACCGAAACGAGCCTCCAAGAGGTTCCCCAGGGAAGGGTTCACAACCCACGTGGGAATCGGCAAGGCATAGGTTTTAAGGATTGATGGCTCCACTTCTGTTCCCTGCGCGTAGTGGCCTTCAAACCCCTGGCAGTAGTGGACCTTCCTCCCCCAAGGGATAGAAAGGGCTGGTTCAACGGTGGTCCAAAAGGTGGCCACTGTGAGGTCAGCGGAGGGCAAAAACACCGGTGAAAACGAGGGGACCTTGCGAAACTCCACCTTGAGGGAATACCAAGAGGGTCTTGCCTCCTTAGCCACGACCGTCACGTCAAGCCCCTGCTCGGCAAGGAGCTCGGCTTGCTGGAGAACGACCTTGACGCCCCCATAAAGCCCCGTGCCTTCAAGGAGGAAAACGACCCGCCCGCCCATCACAATCGCCACCGGTAAGGCACCTGAAGCAGCGAAGGGTTCCAGCGATCCCCCTTCACTTCCAAAGGGCGCGGGAGGCGGATTCGGTCCCAAAGTACCAAGCCGGTATCGTCAAAAACGAAGGCGTTGACCCAGAATTTCCCATACCCGAGGGGCAAGGATTCCACGTGACAGGACACACGATCGTCTTTCGCCAGCAAGAGGGGTGGTAGCCCACTCCAATGAGTGGACGCGAAAAAAACGCACCGCTCGTCTAAGGTGTCCACGGAAACACCCACGTGGAAAGCCGGCGCGCCCTGAGGGACCTGTAAGTTAAGGTGGAACGTAAGGGGTTCCCCCGAGGTCCAGTTTTCAAGGGCCGGATCGGTTTCAAGAGCGCGCAAGTGTGGGCGTGGCACGGGATGGGCTTCGGATGTGTCCCGTGCCTGCACCTGTGTGCCGCTCACAGGCTGCTTTTTTCCCAGGAATTCACTGTAGGCTTCCACGACTTCTGCGGCGTCTCCAAAGGCTTCCACCCGCCCTTCCCGCAACCAGATCGCCCTTTCACAGAAGCTGGTGACCAGGTAAAGGGAGTGCGAGCAGAAAAGGATCGTCTTACCCCGGCTTTTGAGAGCTTGCATGCGGTCAACGCATTTTTTTTGGAATGCCCCATCACCCACTGCCAAGGCTTCGTCTACCACTAAAACTTCGGGGTCCACCTGCGTTGCCACTGCAAAGGCCAATCGCGCTGCCATCCCCGAGGAGTACGTGCGAAGCGGTTGATTGGCAAACGGTCCAAGGTCCGCGAACGCGAGGATATCCTCCAGGCGGGTGGCCATTTCCTTGGGAGGAATGCCCAAGAGAGAGCCGTAAAGAATCGCGTTCTCTCGACCCGTGAAATCCGGGTGAAATCCCATTCCCAGCTCCAAAATAGCTGCCACCGGTTGGCGCGCGTACACGTCGCCGCTGTCGGGTCTGGTAATTCCAGCTACTATTC contains:
- a CDS encoding glycosyltransferase family 2 protein is translated as MTSVSLVLVCFRSSSYVRGAIERFRRQAKTLGVKAEVVVVDHSQDPDEVRALQDMQPDSLIVQTNRGYAAGVNSGVARASGDIVLVSNPDVELEGGALGSLLVGLDRHAIVGPQFLMGELMFPPMEPQLPGAELLRLCAGRFRGLRKRLLAKEARRAIAVWEARETVPLRFLGGALLALRRETFLQLGPWDEGYFLYFEETDWLLRARRRGLSCALVPAARAQHRWGMSATPSDHAHHMLASRRRYYRKNFGWVGSLIAACPLPKTPFPARPVPITVDAREPLWWLVSPSPLGVPAFGLKGTTAFPETAIRSSLAFDRHPRTLLVAGFGLGGTLCGPWRWDA
- a CDS encoding glycosyltransferase, with product MGGRVVFLLEGTGLYGGVKVVLQQAELLAEQGLDVTVVAKEARPSWYSLKVEFRKVPSFSPVFLPSADLTVATFWTTVEPALSIPWGRKVHYCQGFEGHYAQGTEVEPSILKTYALPIPTWVVNPSLGNLLEARFGRPTFLLPPPLDPFFRPKRRKPEPRGMPRVLVMGSFDFQWKGVATALQAVLIMRSRGLPVELWRISQFPLTQEERRLLQPDRYFESLTPHQTAQVVRQCDLLLAPSWEEGFGLPLLEAMASGVPAVASDIDAFRFLAGGVVPLVPPKDPYALAEAAMDLLQSPSRWRAVREAGLERAKEFSRLEAARRIREAVCWVFEGTFEGDKGANVGAI
- a CDS encoding ABC transporter ATP-binding protein → MALFGFGSQRARKAALRAVSFSAKPGEAIGIIGENGSGKSTLLRIVAGITRPDSGDVYARQPVAAILELGMGFHPDFTGRENAILYGSLLGIPPKEMATRLEDILAFADLGPFANQPLRTYSSGMAARLAFAVATQVDPEVLVVDEALAVGDGAFQKKCVDRMQALKSRGKTILFCSHSLYLVTSFCERAIWLREGRVEAFGDAAEVVEAYSEFLGKKQPVSGTQVQARDTSEAHPVPRPHLRALETDPALENWTSGEPLTFHLNLQVPQGAPAFHVGVSVDTLDERCVFFASTHWSGLPPLLLAKDDRVSCHVESLPLGYGKFWVNAFVFDDTGLVLWDRIRLPRPLEVKGDRWNPSLLQVPYRWRL